ACTATATCTAGTGTCCAGTCTTGATTCTGCTTTGCAAAAAGGGCAAAGGCATTAATTAATATATCAAAACCTTTATGTAAAGGAGAAAAGCGTCCAATAGCCAGGAACTTTTTATGTTTAGGCGAGCCTTTTCCTTTAGGTTCTATTGTTAAGGGGTTGTATATTGCTTCTGTATGAACATTCAACTCTTTTTGGAATTTTTCCTGATCATACTTTGAAAGAACTATAATCTTATCAAGTTCAGGCATTAAGTATTTGAACTGATTTTTTTGCTTTCCTACATACGATGTCTTTATGGAAAAAAATGCATCATAGGAATTGTGCATCCACCCAATAGTTTTAGCCTTAATCTGTTTTTGAATACTTGCTAGATGAAATGACAGGAAAACATGTACACCTACAACTACATCGTAGCTCCCTTGATTCAATGTTTTTATCAGTAAAGAACGTTGGGAGTGGGGGAAAGAACTATATCCATACCATTTTGATAAAAGCTTATTCTGTGGTAATATGGTTTTGTATAGCAGGCTGTATGCTTTGCATGATATGTTTTCGTAGAAGGGAATCCTTGGGTATTGTAAATTAATATAATGAATATTTGCAGAGTTTAATCCATACATTGTGGTATCATTTAATGATGGATTGTCTAATGTTAATATAGTAACGTCGTGCTCTTTAGATAGCTCTTTTGCTATTACAGCCATTACACGCTGAACTCCTCCAAATGTAAATATTGTATTGCAATAAAAACATATTTTCATATAAAGCAATCTCCTTGTTTCTTTTGCCTGTTGATAACTTTCTTAAACGAT
This genomic interval from uncultured Bacteroides sp. contains the following:
- a CDS encoding glycosyltransferase family 4 protein translates to MKICFYCNTIFTFGGVQRVMAVIAKELSKEHDVTILTLDNPSLNDTTMYGLNSANIHYINLQYPRIPFYENISCKAYSLLYKTILPQNKLLSKWYGYSSFPHSQRSLLIKTLNQGSYDVVVGVHVFLSFHLASIQKQIKAKTIGWMHNSYDAFFSIKTSYVGKQKNQFKYLMPELDKIIVLSKYDQEKFQKELNVHTEAIYNPLTIEPKGKGSPKHKKFLAIGRFSPLHKGFDILINAFALFAKQNQDWTLDIVGEGPEEDMLRSLICKHHLEKRVTLYPFTKEVEKHYESASVYVLSSRWEGFGLVLVEAMSYGLPIISSNLPVTKELLEGKGVGVFFESEDATDLAKRMLSITQNRNLEATTYNAIEYSKQFYTANIYKQWEHLLINKR